One window from the genome of Drosophila albomicans strain 15112-1751.03 chromosome 2L, ASM965048v2, whole genome shotgun sequence encodes:
- the LOC117564811 gene encoding PI-actitoxin-Afv2a — MPWQWLLLLFSLLMIDGGSGASKRVKMCLQPMISGRCFGHVESYAYNPLQRRCEAFIYGGCGGNENRFDSKAECEYSCRDI, encoded by the exons ATGCCTTGGCaatggctgttgctgctcttctcGCTGCTGATGATCGACGGTGGCAGTGGCGCCTCCAAACGTG TTAAAATGTGTCTGCAGCCGATGATCAGCGGACGCTGCTTTGGTCACGTCGAGAGCTATGCCTACAATCCTCTCCAGCGTCGCTGCGAGGCCTTCATCTATGGCGGTTGCGGTGGCAACGAGAATCGCTTCGACAGCAAGGCCGAATGTGAATATAGTTGCCGTGATATTTAA
- the LOC117564810 gene encoding uncharacterized protein LOC117564810, translating into MSRGMQMPMLSLITLLLLSLELHMIAAKTRDLCQVKPSTSSLCVPSTLGIYYDIETQHCKYMGCSNKRLFNTLEDCEKICNNPRHVKRRTNINNNKANQTTN; encoded by the exons atgagtCGAGGAATGCAAATGCCCATGCTGAGCCTGATcacgctgttgctgctgagccTGGAGCTGCACATGATTGCGGCCAAGACAC GCGATCTATGCCAGGTGAAGCCAAGCACGAGCAGCCTCTGCGTGCCGTCCACTCTGGGCATATACTATGACATAGAGACACAGCACTGCAAGTACATGGGATGCAGCAACAAGCGGCTGTTTAACACACTCGAGGATTGCGAGAAGATTTGCAACAATCCGCGACACGTGAAGCGGCGCActaacattaacaacaacaaggcgaatcaaacaacaaattga